The following proteins are co-located in the Pirellulales bacterium genome:
- a CDS encoding Uma2 family endonuclease translates to MSVAPSNTSVVQGFTPISTRGAHRLADYWALPEGAPYELLGGELVMSPAPKTRHQIIVGEIYLNARGFEAAGGGLALASPIDVVLSDDTVLQPDVIYICQARRHIIGDCVSGPPDLVIEVLSEGHERRDTVEKLALYARFGVPEYWIIDPRTETIQFLILDSGRYVHHTGLDNQYQSPRLSEVRIDLAQFWREIRRRLP, encoded by the coding sequence ATGAGCGTCGCGCCATCCAATACGTCTGTGGTTCAGGGGTTTACTCCAATTTCGACCCGTGGTGCGCACCGTCTCGCCGACTATTGGGCGCTTCCGGAAGGCGCCCCATACGAGCTTCTTGGCGGAGAATTGGTCATGTCCCCCGCGCCGAAGACTCGTCATCAGATCATCGTCGGCGAAATCTATTTGAACGCCCGGGGATTCGAAGCGGCCGGGGGCGGACTCGCGCTGGCGTCGCCGATCGACGTCGTGCTCTCCGACGACACCGTGTTGCAGCCTGACGTCATCTATATCTGTCAGGCTCGACGGCATATCATTGGCGATTGCGTTTCTGGCCCCCCGGACCTGGTGATAGAAGTTCTCTCCGAAGGGCATGAACGGCGCGATACGGTCGAAAAACTGGCGCTTTACGCCCGGTTCGGCGTCCCGGAGTATTGGATCATCGATCCGCGGACCGAGACGATTCAATTCCTCATTCTCGATTCGGGGCGCTACGTCCACCACACGGGTCTCGACAACCAGTATCAGTCGCCGCGGCTGTCGGAAGTTCGCATCGATTTGGCGCAGTTCTGGCGAGAGATTCGGCGACGGCTGCCGTAA